The Corylus avellana chromosome ca8, CavTom2PMs-1.0 genome has a segment encoding these proteins:
- the LOC132189058 gene encoding spermidine hydroxycinnamoyl transferase-like, with protein MVVSFKGCYTVKPAEATWNGPLPLSELDQLGTVTHVPTIYFYRPALNWLSPPDTITNTLRVSLSRALVPFYPLAGRLRSIGGGRLKLDCNAEGVIFFEAEYEAKLDNIDHFSQSQEYHSLFPSVDYNIPTHELPIMLVQLTKFKCGGISLSLMISHAIVDGPSALHFISEWARLARGEPLGMAPFLDRKLLRAGEPQPQIAPDLDNSEYNPLPVLLGHSNSIEEGKKEKTVVMLKLSKTHVGKLKNMANDGKSNDSGRTYTRFETVAGHIWRCACKARELKDEQPTAVAISVDSRNRMNPPLPQGYLGSAILNVIARSHMEELMNKPLGYASSWIRQAIDKVTDTYVKSTIEFFRNQQDLTRFQATEEPFIGNPNVEVVSWLTLPTYNLDFGWGNEIYMGPGAHDIDGNSFILQSPDGDGSLMVMLCLQVAHMDAFKRHFYEDII; from the exons ATGGTGGTAAGCTTCAAGGGTTGCTACACAGTGAAGCCAGCAGAGGCAACATGGAACGGCCCACTACCCTTATCAGAATTGGATCAACTTGGCACCGTAACTCATGTTCCCACAATCTATTTCTACCGCCCGGCACTAAACTGGCTTTCACCACCTGACACCATTACCAACACCCTTAGAGTTTCATTGAGTAGGGCATTGGTGCCTTTCTATCCTCTAGCAGGCCGCCTGCGGTCGATTGGCGGAGGCCGTCTCAAGCTTGATTGCAATGCCGAGGGGGTTATCTTCTTTGAAGCAGAATATGAGGCGAAACTAGACAACATCGACCACTTCTCTCAATCTCAAGAGTATCATTCCCTTTTCCCAAGTGTAGACTACAACATCCCAACTCATGAATTGCCAATAATGTTGGTGCAACTCACCAAGTTCAAGTGTGGGGGCATTAGCCTCAGCCTAATGATATCACATGCTATTGTTGACGGGCCAAGCGCCTTGCACTTCATTTCTGAGTGGGCTAGGCTTGCTCGGGGGGAGCCATTAGGGATGGCGCCATTTCTTGACCGTAAACTTTTGCGAGCTGGGGAACCCCAGCCGCAGATTGCTCCCGACCTCGACAACTCAGAGTACAACCCTCTGCCGGTCTTGCTGGGGCATTCAAATAGCATAGAGgagggaaagaaggagaagacaGTGGTCATGCTAAAGCTTTCCAAAACCCACGTTGGAAAGCTCAAGAACATGGCAAACGACG GTAAAAGTAATGATAGCGGCCGTACTTACACTCGGTTCGAGACAGTGGCAGGACATATATGGAGATGTGCATGCAAGGCACGTGAACTCAAAGATGAACAGCCTACGGCAGTAGCTATTTCTGTTGATTCCAGGAACCGCATGAATCCGCCGCTGCCACAAGGGTATCTCGGCAGTGCAATCCTTAATGTTATTGCTAGGAGCCATATGGAGGAGTTGATGAACAAGCCATTAGGCTATGCTTCGAGCTGGATAAGACAAGCTATCGACAAAGTGACGGATACATATGTGAAGTCAACTATTGAATTTTTTAGAAATCAGCAGGACTTGACTCGGTTTCAAGCAACCGAAGAGCCTTTCATCGGAAACCCAAATGTTGAGGTAGTGAGCTGGTTGACGCTGCCAACCTACAACCTTGACTTTGGATGGGGGAACGAGATCTACATGGGGCCAGGAGCGCATGATATTGATGGAAATTCATTTATCCTTCAGAGTCCTGATGGAGATGGATCTTTGATGGTGATGTTGTGTCTGCAAGTGGCTCATATGGATGCATTTAAAAGGCACTTCTATGAAGATATCATATAA